From a single Lolium rigidum isolate FL_2022 chromosome 7, APGP_CSIRO_Lrig_0.1, whole genome shotgun sequence genomic region:
- the LOC124678672 gene encoding desmethyl-deoxy-podophyllotoxin synthase-like: MRDLALRHGPLMLLRMGELPVVVASSAEAAREVMKTHDVAFATRPGTHTFATLASDSLGIVLAPHGEHWRQVRKLCVNELLSARRVRSFRESREAEAASLVASLASASLASEVPVNVSPLISTFVADAVMSAVVGDRIGNRDAFLEGLNEGLQVAVGFSLPDLFPSSRLARALSGTARRVDAVVRKMVRLMDGVIEEKRARSAAGGDGEDQDLLDVLLRIHADGGPLDMGTIRAVIRDLFGAGSESSSTTIQWAVAELMRSPEALRRAQAEVRGALAGQSRVSEDALPELHYVQLVIKETLRLHAPLPMLLPRECRERCRVLGYDVPQGAMVLVNAWAIGRDTATWGPDAEEFRPERFEEAAAADFRGADFEFVPFGAGRRMCPGISFGLAVMELALASLLFHFDWELPGGAGELDMAEALAITASRKSDLWLRATVRVPAVPPPHKC; this comes from the coding sequence ATGCGGGACCTGGCCCTCCGGCACGGCCCGCTTATGCTGCTCCGCATGGGTGAGCTCCCCGTCGTTGTGGCCTCGTCGGCCGAGGCCGCGAGGGAGGTCATGAAGACCCACGACGTCGCGTTTGCCACCCGGCCCGGGACCCACACCTTCGCCACGCTCGCCAGCGACAGCCTCGGCATCGTCCTGGCGCCGCACGGCGAGCACTGGCGCCAGGTCCGCAAGCTCTGCGTCAACGAGCTGCTCAGCGCGCGTAGGGTCCGGTCCTTCCGGGAATCCCGCGAGGCGGAGGCCGCCAGCCTCGTCGCGTCGCTGGCGTCGGCGTCACTGGCGTCGGAGGTGCCGGTGAACGTCAGCCCCCTAATCTCCACTTTCGTCGCCGACGCGGTGATGAGCGCCGTGGTGGGCGACCGGATCGGGAACCGTGATGCCTTCTTGGAGGGCCTGAACGAGGGCCTCCAGGTGGCCGTCGGGTTCAGCCTCCCCGACCTGTTCCCTTCGTCGCGCCTCGCACGCGCGCTCAGCGGGACGGCGCGCCGGGTGGACGCGGTGGTCCGCAAGATGGTCCGGCTCATGGACGGCGTCATCGAGGAGAAACGCGCGAGGTCAgcagccggtggtgatggtgaggaccAAGATCTCCTCGACGTGCTGCTGCGGATCCATGCGGACGGCGGGCCTCTGGACATGGGAACCATCCGTGCCGTGATCAGGGATCTTTTCGGGGCCGGGAGCGAGTCCTCGTCGACGACAATCCAGTGGGCCGTGGCAGAGCTCATGCGGAGCCCGGAGGCGCTCCGGAGGGCGCAGGCGGAGGTGCGTGGCGCCCTCGCCGGGCAGAGCCGCGTCTCGGAGGACGCCTTGCCGGAGCTACACTACGTGCAGCTGGTGATCAAGGAGACGCTCCGGCTGCACGCGCCGCTGCCAATGCTCCTCCCGCGGGAGtgccgggagcgctgccgcgtccTCGGATACGACGTGCCACAGGGCGCCATGGTGCTCGTCAATGCGTGGGCGATCGGCCGAGACACCGCGACCTGGGGCCCCGACGCTGAGGAGTTCAGGCCGGAGAGGTTCGAGGAGGCCGCCGCGGCGGACTTCAGGGGCGCGGACTTCGAGTTCGTTCCGTTCGGGGCGGGCCGGAGAATGTGCCCCGGGATATCATTCGGGCTCGCCGTAATGGAGCTCGCGCTGGCGAGCCTCCTCTTCCATTTCGACTGGGAGCTTCCAGGAGGCGCCGGTGAGCTGGACATGGCGGAGGCGCTCGCGATCACGGCAAGCAGGAAGTCAGACTTGTGGCTGCGCGCCACCGTGCGCGTTCCTGCGGTTCCGCCACCTCATAAATGCTAG
- the LOC124676180 gene encoding la protein 1-like, which yields MATEAAAAAATPAPAVSLDETKAKNVLRQVEFYFSDSNLPRDGFLRKTVEESEDGLVSLALICSFAKMRSHLGLDATVKEDSVPETTVLAVAKVLRCSAALRVSEDGKRVGRASELLKPDEIIEQIDSRSIAASPLPYNVKLEDVQSFFAQHGKVNSVRLPKHVSDKRHFCGTALVEFSEEEEANNVLEKKLSFAGADLEIKPKKEFDTEREAKQEAYEKSNTNKPGRDEGYPKGLILAFKLKNICADGDSEQNGGDKVDETDIAKKEEASSPAKESVIGDEEKVPENADATEKKSDDVEESKAADAQSLNKDGKSPSENDKEIITREDFKEYFAKFGTVRYVDFSKGDDSGYLRFEESKAAEKARALAALSDEGGLIMKGHLVTLEPVSGQAEKDYWSEIKGGQGKYKENNRSNRGGRDWKNNRGGGGRHFGGGRRGRHSDSYERASKVQKVDASA from the exons ATGGCGACcgaagcagccgccgccgccgccacccccgccCCCGCCGTCTCCCTCGACGAAACCAAGGCGAAGAACGTCCTCCGCCAG GTGGAGTTCTACTTCAGCGACAGCAACCTCCCGCGCGACGGGTTCCTGCGGAAGACCGTCGAGGAGAGCGAGGATGGAT TGGTCAGCCTGGCTCTCATCTGCTCCTTCGCGAAGATGAGGTCGCACCTTGGCTTAGACGCCACGGTGAAAGAGGACAGCGTGCCTGAGACCACGGTGCTCGCCGTCGCCAAGGTGCTGCGGTGTTCCGCGGCCCTCCGCGTCTCTGAGGACG GGAAGAGAGTCGGCAGAGCTAGCGAGCTGTTGAAGCCAGATGAGATTATAGAGCAAATCGACTCTAGGTCGATCGCTGCGTCACCACTTCCTTACAACGTAAAGCTGGAAGACGTTCAATCTTTCTTTGCTCAGCATGGCAAG GTGAACAGCGTAAGGCTACCAAAACATGTTTCAGATAAGAGGCACTTCTGCGGCACAGCTTTAGTTGAAttctcagaagaagaggaagcaaACAATGTTTTGGAGAAGAAACTTAGTTTTGCAGGAGCTGATCTGGAAATAAAACCAAA GAAGGAGTTTGATACTGAAAGAGAGGCTAAGCAAGAAGCTTATGAAAAATCAAACACTAATAAGCCTGGACGCGACGAAGG ATATCCAAAAGGTTTGATTCTGGCTTTCAAGCTAAAGAATATTTGTGCTGATGGTGACTCAGAACAAAATGGTGGGGACAAAGTTGATGAGACTGACATTGCCAAGAAGGAAGAGGCTTCCAGTCCTGCCAAGGAATCGGTGATAGGTGATGAAGAGAAGGTCCCTGAGAACGCTGATGCCACTGAAAAGAAGTCAGATGACGTTGAGGAGTCGAAAGCCGCAGATGCACAATCTCTGAACAAGGATGGTAAAAGCCCTTCGGAAAATGACAAGGAAATAATTACAAGGGAGGACTTCAAAGAATATTTCGCAAAATTTGGCACAGTGCGG TACGTGGATTTCAGTAAGGGGGATGATTCAGGATATCTTAGGTTTGAGGAATCGAAGGCAGCTGAAAAGGCCCGTGCATTGGCAGCTCTTTCGGATGAAGGCGGTTTGATTATGAAGGGCCACCTTGTTACTTTGGAACCCGTGTCTG GACAAGCTGAGAAGGATTATTGGAGTGAAATAAAGGGAGGCCAAGGGAAATATAAAGAAAACAATAGAAGTAACAGGGGAGGAAG GGACTGGAAGAATaacagaggtggtggtggaaggcaCTTCGGTGGTGGGAGGCGGGGTCGCCACTCCGACTCTTACGAAAGGGCTAGTAAAGTTCAAAAGGTTGATGCATCTGCTTAG
- the LOC124676955 gene encoding ubiquitin-like-conjugating enzyme ATG10 isoform X2, translating into MFMYMISISPTAFLTRFRCYTFKVMRLVCGQLLTIDDIKKDLSSQSLKTLSESKWTFITREEHPHLSLPWFTLHPCGTSDWMKLLLDKLGDKDRSLQYLSAWLSVVGQAVGLKIPLKLYCSS; encoded by the exons ATGTTCATGTATATGATTTCCATATCGCCTACAGCTTTTCTTACAAGGTTCCGGTGCTATACTTTCAAGGTCATGAGGCTGGTAT GTGGGCAGCTACTAACTATAGATGATATAAAAAAGGACCTTTCTTCTCAGTCACTTAAAACATTAAGTGAATCAAAGTGGACGTTTATTACTCGAGAG GAGCATCCCCACCTAAGTTTGCCATGGTTCACCTTGCATCCCTGTGGAACCAGTGACTGGATGAAGTTACTTCTTGATAAATTGGGAGATAAGGACCGATCTCTGCAGTACTTGTCAGCATGGTTATCTGTGGTTGGCCAGGCAGTAGGATTGAAAATCCCCCTCAAGCTTTACTGCAGTTCATAG
- the LOC124678351 gene encoding uncharacterized protein LOC124678351, translated as MENPSGLNPPVLPTNPATMETEFAEWSSLPAELINRIADCFLATSDLDYYMDFRAVCQSWRSATDDPKNTSDPRFRPRHWVIIDKVCKSKTYLLVNTITGRFLRKELPVLRDYYVPISTRDGLLILMDIKTYHTVSVLNPFTGYLIRFVAPLSDEFVESATLLAGSSPTLVLLLCNKLYFDNDPEGSLRDSSRKIYMGDPSSESFVVYEDKKACPLIRLAVRGIYNNGESGLVSPFPPAGAKGIFDLMRYFNADPAEMSDDEDTMMSEDEAIWNFWIGYGNRCYLLESAGEILIIIKLKEGMEIYKMVTDKYILEHVKDIGNRAIFLGGYCRCMSVNADMFPSVDANCIYYIKGEDFSGGISMYNLLRRREKRISKGIPYASPYTIIQLLSSSLTGC; from the coding sequence ATGGAAAATCCAAGTGGCCTCAATCCTCCAGTCCTTCCTACCAACCCTGCCACCATGGAGACAGAGTTTGCAGAGTGGTCCTCGCTCCCAGCCGAGCTCATCAACCGAATTGCAGACTGCTTCCTGGCTACCAGTGATCTTGACTACTACATGGACTTCCGGGCTGTCTGTCAAAGCTGGCGCTCCGCCACCGACGACCCCAAGAATACCTCGGACCCTCGCTTCCGCCCCCGCCATTGGGTCATCATCGACAAGGTCTGCAAGAGTAAGACATACCTCTTGGTGAACACAATCACTGGCCGCTTCCTCCGCAAGGAACTCCCGGTGCTCCGCGACTATTATGTTCCCATTTCCACCCGGGATGGTCTCCTCATTTTGATGGACATAAAAACCTACCATACTGTGAGCGTCCTCAATCCTTTCACAGGATACTTGATTCGTTTCGTTGCGCCCCTGTCTGACGAGTTTGTGGAGTCTGCAACTCTTCTCGCTGGTTCATCACCCACACTTGTCCTGCTGTTATGCAACAAGTTGTACTTTGATAATGACCCTGAGGGCTCGCTACGTGATTCATCTCGTAAGATCTACATGGGTGATCCTAGCAGCGAAAGTTTCGTCGTGTACGAAGACAAGAAGGCTTGCCCTTTGATCAGGCTGGCTGTCAGAGGTATCTACAACAATGGCGAGTCGGGATTGGTGTCACCGTTTCCACCTGCTGGGGCCAAAGGTATCTTTGATCTTATGAGGTATTTCAATGCGGATCCTGCTGAGATGTCTGATGATGAAGATACCATGATGTCTGAAGACGAAGCTATATGGAATTTCTGGATAGGATATGGCAACCGTTGTTACCTGCTGGAATCTGCTGGAGAAATATTGATCATCATCAAGCTAAAAGAAGGCATGGAGATATACAAGATGGTCACAGACAAATATATACTCGAGCATGTGAAGGACATTGGAAACCGTGCCATCTTCCTAGGTGGGTACTGTAGGTGCATGTCTGTTAATGCTGATATGTTCCCATCAGTTGACGCCAACTGCATCTATTACATAAAAGGCGAAGATTTCTCCGGAGGCATCAGCATGTACAACCTACTGCGCCGGAGAGAAAAAAGAATCTCGAAAGGCATACCTTATGCTTCTCCCTACACAATTATCCAGCTCCTCTCTAGTAGCTTAACTGGATGTTAG
- the LOC124676955 gene encoding ubiquitin-like-conjugating enzyme ATG10 isoform X1: MVGSSVWDGTLSPDEFSASAKALVSKWGQIDVDDSLPDWAWRPCCRMGVPSETEGFLALEGVYQVGGQPISLLNNGVDNGGGIVEHDTWVQRSCDNVHVYDFHIAYSFSYKVPVLYFQGHEAGGQLLTIDDIKKDLSSQSLKTLSESKWTFITREEHPHLSLPWFTLHPCGTSDWMKLLLDKLGDKDRSLQYLSAWLSVVGQAVGLKIPLKLYCSS; this comes from the exons ATGGTGGGCTCCTCCGTGTGGGATGGGACTCTGTCTCCCGACGAGTTCAGCGCCTCGGCCAAGGCTCTGGTCAGCAAGTGGGGGCAGATCGACGTCGACGACTCTCTTCCCGACTGGGCGTGGAGACCTTGCTGCAGAATGGGCGTGCCATCTGAG ACGGAGGGGTTCCTAGCTCTCGAAGGAGTGTACCAGGTGGGTGGGCAGCCTATTTCTCTGCTT AACAACGGCGTTGATAATGGTGGGGGGATTGTAGAGCATGATACTTGG GTCCAGAGATCTTGTGATAATGTTCATGTATATGATTTCCATATCGCCTACAGCTTTTCTTACAAGGTTCCGGTGCTATACTTTCAAGGTCATGAGGCTG GTGGGCAGCTACTAACTATAGATGATATAAAAAAGGACCTTTCTTCTCAGTCACTTAAAACATTAAGTGAATCAAAGTGGACGTTTATTACTCGAGAG GAGCATCCCCACCTAAGTTTGCCATGGTTCACCTTGCATCCCTGTGGAACCAGTGACTGGATGAAGTTACTTCTTGATAAATTGGGAGATAAGGACCGATCTCTGCAGTACTTGTCAGCATGGTTATCTGTGGTTGGCCAGGCAGTAGGATTGAAAATCCCCCTCAAGCTTTACTGCAGTTCATAG